One Streptomyces sp. RPA4-2 genomic window carries:
- a CDS encoding glycoside hydrolase family 64 protein, translating to MAAATLTAALLTFGAPSGAEAAVPETIPLKVTNNSGRGDPVYLYDLGTLLSTGQQGWADANGTFHAWPAGGNPPTPAPDASIPGPANGQTKTIRIPKFSGRIYFSYGQKLDFRLTTGGLVQPAVQNPSDPNRNILFNWSEYTLNDSGLWINSTQVDMFSSPYAVGVQLADGSTKNTGHLKAGGYTGFFNALRGQPGGWANLIQTRSDGTVLRALAPGHGIESGALPATVMDDYVNRVWQKYSSSTLTVTPFGDQPNTKYFGRVSGGVMNFTNSAGAVVTSFQKPDSDSIFGCYKRLDAPNDLVRGPISRTLCAGFNRSTLLTNPNQPDTGSAGFYQDTVTNQYARKIHAQMADGKAYAFAFDDVGNYESLVHDGNPQQAYLTLDPFN from the coding sequence GTGGCCGCGGCCACCCTCACCGCGGCGCTGCTGACCTTCGGAGCGCCGTCCGGGGCCGAAGCAGCCGTCCCGGAGACGATCCCGCTCAAGGTCACCAACAACTCCGGCCGCGGCGACCCGGTCTACCTCTACGACCTCGGCACCCTGCTGTCGACGGGACAGCAGGGCTGGGCCGACGCGAACGGCACGTTCCACGCCTGGCCCGCCGGAGGCAATCCGCCGACACCGGCTCCGGACGCGTCGATCCCCGGACCGGCGAACGGCCAGACGAAGACGATCCGCATCCCCAAGTTCTCCGGCCGGATCTACTTCTCCTACGGCCAGAAGCTCGACTTCCGGCTGACGACCGGCGGCCTGGTCCAGCCGGCCGTGCAGAACCCGAGCGACCCCAACCGCAACATCCTCTTCAACTGGTCCGAGTACACGCTCAACGACTCAGGGCTGTGGATCAACAGCACCCAGGTCGACATGTTCTCGTCCCCCTACGCCGTGGGGGTCCAGCTCGCCGACGGGAGCACGAAGAACACCGGTCACCTCAAGGCCGGCGGCTACACCGGGTTCTTCAACGCCCTCCGGGGGCAGCCGGGCGGCTGGGCGAACCTGATCCAGACCCGGTCCGACGGCACGGTCCTGCGGGCTCTCGCCCCGGGCCACGGCATCGAGTCGGGCGCGCTCCCGGCGACCGTCATGGACGACTACGTCAACCGTGTGTGGCAGAAGTACAGTTCGTCGACGCTGACGGTGACCCCGTTCGGCGACCAGCCGAACACGAAGTACTTCGGGCGCGTCTCCGGCGGCGTCATGAACTTCACCAACAGTGCCGGAGCGGTCGTCACCAGCTTCCAGAAGCCCGACTCCGACAGCATCTTCGGCTGCTACAAGCGGCTCGACGCCCCCAACGACCTGGTGCGCGGACCGATCTCACGCACCCTGTGCGCGGGCTTCAACCGTTCCACGCTGCTGACCAATCCCAACCAGCCGGACACCGGTTCGGCCGGCTTCTACCAGGACACGGTGACCAACCAGTACGCCCGCAAGATCCATGCGCAGATGGCCGACGGCAAGGCCTACGCGTTCGCCTTCGACGACGTCGGCAACTACGAGTCGCTCGTCCACGACGGCAACCCCCAACAGGCCTACCTCACACTGGATCCGTTCAACTGA
- a CDS encoding AIM24 family protein has product MKGDLFSSEHMVQPAVTPGMTVQNAKSIKYAVNGDMLARQGAMIAYRGNLQFERKGQGVGGMLKRAVTGEGLPLMTVRGQGEAWFAHEAQNCFIVDVEPGDVFTVNGRNVLCFDSTLSYEIKTVKGAGITGGGLFNSVFTGHGRLGLICDGNPLVIPVSPQQPVFVDTDAVVGWTAHLHTSLHRSQSIGSMIRGGSGEAVQLKLEGEGVVVVRPSEVTPQKTQQH; this is encoded by the coding sequence ATGAAGGGTGATCTTTTCTCCAGTGAGCACATGGTGCAGCCCGCCGTCACGCCGGGCATGACCGTCCAGAACGCCAAGTCGATCAAGTACGCCGTCAACGGCGACATGCTCGCGCGCCAGGGGGCGATGATCGCCTACCGGGGCAACCTGCAGTTCGAGCGCAAGGGCCAGGGCGTGGGTGGCATGCTCAAGCGGGCGGTCACCGGCGAGGGACTTCCGCTGATGACCGTGCGGGGGCAGGGCGAGGCCTGGTTCGCCCACGAGGCGCAGAATTGCTTCATCGTCGACGTCGAGCCGGGCGACGTCTTCACCGTCAACGGCCGCAACGTCCTGTGCTTCGACTCCACGCTGTCGTACGAGATAAAGACCGTGAAGGGTGCGGGCATCACCGGCGGCGGTCTGTTCAACAGCGTGTTCACCGGGCACGGCCGACTGGGACTGATCTGCGACGGGAACCCGTTGGTGATTCCCGTGTCCCCGCAGCAGCCGGTGTTCGTCGACACGGACGCGGTCGTCGGCTGGACCGCCCATCTGCACACCTCCCTGCACCGGTCGCAGTCCATCGGCTCGATGATCCGCGGCGGCTCCGGCGAGGCCGTACAGCTGAAGCTGGAGGGCGAGGGCGTGGTGGTGGTGCGCCCCAGCGAGGTGACACCGCAGAAGACGCAGCAGCACTGA
- a CDS encoding carbohydrate ABC transporter permease encodes MTTTMTRPGAGTTARHEPPRTGKGPRRQTGRHVMLAGIALLWLVPLLWAVYTSLRPYSDTAKHGYLSWPRSLSLGNFTDAWQQSGMPHFFWNSVLITVPAVLGTLLFSAAVAFFVSRFDFRWNIVLLMLFTAGNLLPAQVLITPLYRLYLLVPLPQWMSDSLLLYNSVWGIIAIHIAYQSGFCTFVLSNYMKTIPKEISEAALVDGAPVWRQFFQIVLPLCRPAFAALATLESIWIYNDFFWPLALIETGDKRPVTSALANLQGQYFTNPNLIAAGALMTAIPTLLVYFALQRQFISGLTIGSGKG; translated from the coding sequence GTGACCACGACCATGACGCGGCCGGGCGCTGGGACCACGGCCCGGCACGAGCCGCCGAGGACCGGCAAGGGGCCCCGCCGCCAGACCGGCCGCCACGTGATGCTCGCCGGCATCGCCCTGCTCTGGCTCGTCCCGCTGCTCTGGGCCGTGTACACCTCGCTGCGGCCCTACTCGGACACCGCGAAGCACGGCTACCTGTCCTGGCCCCGCAGTTTGAGCCTCGGCAACTTCACGGACGCCTGGCAGCAGTCCGGGATGCCGCACTTCTTCTGGAACTCCGTCCTCATCACCGTCCCCGCGGTCCTGGGCACGCTGCTGTTCTCGGCGGCGGTCGCCTTCTTCGTCTCCCGCTTCGACTTCCGCTGGAACATCGTCCTGCTCATGCTGTTCACCGCGGGCAACCTGCTCCCGGCGCAGGTCCTCATCACCCCCCTGTACCGCCTCTACCTCCTGGTCCCGCTGCCGCAGTGGATGAGCGACTCGCTGCTGCTCTACAACTCGGTGTGGGGCATCATCGCCATCCACATCGCCTACCAGTCGGGTTTCTGCACCTTCGTCCTCAGCAACTACATGAAGACGATCCCCAAGGAGATCTCCGAGGCGGCGCTCGTGGACGGCGCCCCGGTCTGGCGACAGTTCTTCCAGATCGTCCTGCCGCTGTGCCGCCCCGCGTTCGCGGCCCTGGCGACCCTCGAATCGATCTGGATCTACAACGACTTCTTCTGGCCGCTCGCGCTGATCGAGACCGGCGACAAGCGCCCCGTCACCTCCGCCCTGGCCAACCTGCAGGGCCAGTACTTCACCAATCCCAACCTCATCGCGGCCGGCGCCCTGATGA
- a CDS encoding ROK family transcriptional regulator produces the protein MRSTSPPEAFPAHTPAASQIFTTVLSHGPLTRSEIAGRTRLSAAAVTKAVRPLIEAGYLLEDVAEDGRQPALGRPANPVRVDGGRALFIGIKMTGDELIAVLTDLCCRIRVARHVSLTSRAPRSVLASTAALVQELLTEADGFGVRVQGIGIAVSGDVDRSAGVVRYSPFLEWRDVPLAELAGMTTGLPVTVDNDVRALTVAEQWFGAGVGLSDFALVTVGAGIGCGLVVHGQVVAGAHGVAGEIGHVAIDPAGPLCHCGNRGCVEAIASDSAIVAQVREVTGVRVADAAAALDLAHDGDPGAREVYARAGEAIGRGIATVANLLGPERVIISGEGLAAYDLFAEQIRDAFGAAAFGSAAMCDVQTRPLPFEEWARGAAATAIQSFITSEAH, from the coding sequence ATGCGCTCGACCTCTCCCCCCGAGGCGTTCCCGGCCCATACGCCGGCCGCTTCCCAGATCTTCACCACCGTGCTGTCCCACGGTCCGCTCACGCGGTCGGAGATAGCGGGGCGGACCCGGCTGTCGGCCGCGGCGGTCACCAAGGCGGTCCGTCCCCTCATCGAGGCGGGCTACCTCCTGGAGGACGTCGCCGAGGACGGGCGGCAGCCCGCTCTCGGGCGGCCCGCCAACCCGGTGCGGGTCGACGGAGGCAGGGCCCTGTTCATCGGGATCAAGATGACGGGCGACGAACTCATCGCCGTTCTCACGGACCTGTGCTGCCGCATCAGGGTCGCCCGGCACGTGTCGCTCACGTCCCGGGCGCCCAGGTCGGTGCTGGCCTCGACCGCGGCGCTCGTCCAGGAGTTGCTGACGGAGGCGGACGGCTTCGGGGTCCGGGTCCAGGGCATCGGCATCGCCGTCTCCGGCGACGTGGACCGCTCGGCCGGAGTGGTGCGCTACTCGCCGTTCCTGGAATGGCGCGACGTGCCGCTCGCCGAACTGGCCGGGATGACCACCGGACTTCCGGTCACCGTGGACAACGACGTACGGGCCCTGACCGTGGCCGAGCAGTGGTTCGGCGCCGGAGTGGGGCTGTCCGACTTCGCCCTGGTGACGGTCGGCGCGGGCATCGGCTGCGGTCTGGTCGTGCACGGCCAGGTGGTCGCGGGAGCCCACGGCGTGGCCGGTGAGATCGGGCATGTCGCCATCGACCCGGCCGGTCCGCTCTGCCACTGCGGCAACCGCGGCTGCGTCGAGGCGATCGCCTCGGACTCGGCGATCGTCGCCCAGGTCCGGGAGGTGACGGGTGTACGGGTGGCCGACGCCGCAGCGGCGCTGGACCTGGCCCACGACGGCGACCCCGGAGCGCGCGAGGTGTACGCCCGCGCGGGCGAGGCGATCGGCCGGGGCATCGCCACCGTGGCCAACCTCCTCGGCCCCGAGCGGGTGATCATCTCCGGCGAAGGGCTCGCCGCCTACGACCTGTTCGCCGAACAGATCCGCGACGCGTTCGGCGCGGCCGCCTTCGGGTCGGCCGCGATGTGCGACGTACAGACCCGCCCGCTGCCCTTCGAGGAGTGGGCGCGCGGGGCCGCGGCCACCGCGATCCAGTCCTTCATCACATCGGAAGCGCACTGA
- a CDS encoding alpha-galactosidase, with protein sequence MSPISFAPDTGLWLLSTPRTSYALRVDETGAPCHVAWGPRLTLEEAERIAAVPPAVAASSFEGRPGVGEELPVDGGTRYGPPSLQVRFEDGSRAFEWQPAGHDVREGELTLSFRDRRYPLRVELHYQVRDNTDVIERWTVVRNLGDEPVTLLRADSAAWTLPLLRDYRLGHVTGQWSAESRLHRDRLAHGETVLTSRRGITSHHANPWVMLDSGEATEDHGRVWSAALAWSGSWRVTVQRTPDGRAGFTGGIGHDGTTVPLAPGEEFTAPPFAGLCTDGGFGAASRAWHAYVLSHVLPHAREDAPVLYNSWEATGFDVDEVGQKGLAERAAALGVELYVVDDGWFGARRSDHAGLGDWTPSADRFPDGLAPLVRAVHGLGMRFGLWVEPEMVNPDSDLYRQHPDWVLHFPGRPRSELRNQLVLNFARREVADWAYEWLTRLVGDHGIDFLKWDMNRAFSEAGWPGQQDGTDRLGPQYVRNLYGVLDRLRADHPALRIESCSGGGGRVDLGILARTDQAWASDNTDAADRMWIQHGYGQVYPARTMGAWVTDVPNQLTGRTVPLRFRFHVAMAGALGIGGDLTRWSEDELRDGAALVADYKAVRHLVQHGRLDRLAPPADSDAVLQYTAGDASETLLLAYRRVARHGSPHPPVRLRGLTPSARYRDTHTGAVHHSTVLGEYGIVLDLPPGDWSSTTVHLVREA encoded by the coding sequence ATGTCGCCGATCTCCTTCGCCCCGGACACCGGGCTCTGGCTGCTGTCCACCCCGCGCACCTCGTACGCGCTGCGGGTCGACGAGACCGGGGCGCCGTGCCACGTCGCGTGGGGCCCGCGGCTGACCCTCGAAGAGGCCGAGCGGATCGCCGCCGTCCCCCCGGCCGTCGCGGCCAGCAGCTTCGAGGGCAGGCCCGGGGTCGGGGAGGAACTCCCCGTCGACGGCGGGACCCGTTACGGACCGCCGTCCCTGCAGGTCAGGTTCGAGGACGGGTCCCGCGCCTTCGAGTGGCAGCCGGCCGGCCACGACGTGCGCGAGGGCGAGCTGACCCTGTCGTTCCGTGACCGCCGCTACCCCCTGCGGGTGGAGCTCCACTACCAGGTGCGCGACAACACGGACGTCATCGAGCGCTGGACGGTCGTGCGCAACCTGGGCGACGAGCCGGTCACCCTGCTGCGCGCCGACTCAGCCGCGTGGACCCTGCCGCTGCTGCGGGACTACCGGCTCGGCCATGTCACGGGCCAGTGGTCCGCGGAGAGCCGGCTCCACCGGGACCGACTGGCCCACGGCGAAACGGTGTTGACCAGCCGCCGCGGGATCACCAGCCATCACGCGAATCCTTGGGTGATGCTCGACTCGGGCGAGGCGACGGAGGACCACGGCCGGGTGTGGAGCGCCGCCCTCGCGTGGAGCGGGAGTTGGCGCGTCACCGTGCAGCGCACCCCCGACGGGCGGGCCGGGTTCACCGGCGGGATCGGCCACGACGGTACGACCGTGCCGCTGGCGCCGGGCGAGGAGTTCACCGCTCCCCCGTTCGCGGGCCTGTGCACCGACGGCGGCTTCGGCGCGGCCAGCCGCGCCTGGCACGCGTACGTCCTGTCCCATGTGCTGCCACACGCGCGGGAGGACGCGCCGGTGCTCTACAACTCCTGGGAGGCGACCGGCTTCGACGTCGACGAGGTCGGGCAGAAGGGACTGGCGGAACGGGCCGCCGCGCTCGGGGTGGAGCTGTACGTCGTCGACGACGGGTGGTTCGGGGCGCGCCGCAGCGACCACGCGGGACTGGGCGACTGGACGCCGTCGGCCGACCGGTTCCCGGACGGGCTCGCCCCCCTGGTCCGCGCGGTGCACGGTCTCGGGATGCGCTTCGGCCTCTGGGTGGAGCCCGAGATGGTGAATCCGGACAGCGACCTGTACCGCCAACACCCCGACTGGGTCCTGCACTTCCCCGGCCGGCCCCGCTCCGAGCTGCGCAACCAACTGGTCCTCAACTTCGCCCGCCGCGAGGTCGCCGACTGGGCCTACGAGTGGCTGACGCGGCTGGTCGGCGACCACGGCATCGACTTCCTCAAGTGGGACATGAACCGCGCGTTCAGCGAGGCGGGCTGGCCCGGGCAGCAGGACGGCACGGACCGCCTCGGACCGCAGTACGTGCGCAATCTCTACGGTGTTCTCGACCGTCTGCGCGCGGATCATCCGGCGCTGCGGATCGAGTCGTGCAGCGGCGGGGGCGGGCGGGTCGACCTGGGCATTCTCGCCCGTACGGACCAGGCGTGGGCCTCGGACAACACCGACGCCGCCGACCGGATGTGGATCCAGCACGGCTACGGCCAGGTCTACCCCGCGCGCACCATGGGCGCGTGGGTGACGGACGTGCCCAACCAGCTCACCGGACGTACGGTCCCGCTGCGATTCCGTTTCCATGTCGCGATGGCCGGAGCGCTGGGCATCGGAGGTGACCTCACCCGCTGGTCCGAGGACGAACTGCGGGACGGTGCCGCCCTGGTGGCCGACTACAAGGCGGTGCGCCACCTGGTGCAGCACGGCCGGCTGGACCGGCTCGCGCCGCCCGCGGACTCCGACGCCGTGCTGCAGTACACCGCCGGGGACGCCTCGGAGACGCTGCTGCTGGCGTACCGGCGGGTGGCCCGGCACGGCAGCCCGCATCCGCCGGTCCGGCTGCGCGGCCTGACCCCGTCGGCCCGCTACCGCGACACGCACACCGGCGCCGTGCACCACTCGACCGTGCTCGGGGAGTACGGGATCGTCCTCGATCTGCCGCCGGGCGACTGGTCGAGCACGACGGTGCACCTGGTCCGGGAGGCCTGA
- a CDS encoding TetR/AcrR family transcriptional regulator codes for MSTPLPPFPKGPEPATQPVLLELTSGPEGPQLRADAARNRARLLEAATRLVEERGVANVTMEAVAAAASVGKGTVFRRFGDRTGLLMALLDHTERQFQAAFFQGPPPLGPGASPADRLHAFGCGALRQTCDRLDLYIAAEPDASRRFNSAPYRVRFTHVAMLLREAVPAADGELLAQTLMGYLEPALILHLTRQRGMTVERLESGWHDLVERSTCPVPFRA; via the coding sequence ATGTCCACCCCGCTGCCGCCCTTCCCGAAGGGACCGGAACCGGCCACCCAGCCCGTGCTGCTGGAGCTGACCTCCGGGCCCGAGGGCCCGCAGCTGCGCGCCGACGCGGCGCGCAACCGCGCCCGGCTGCTGGAGGCGGCGACCCGCCTCGTGGAGGAGCGCGGCGTCGCCAACGTGACGATGGAGGCCGTCGCCGCCGCCGCGTCCGTGGGCAAGGGGACCGTCTTCCGGCGCTTCGGCGACCGCACCGGCCTCCTGATGGCGCTGCTCGACCACACGGAGCGGCAGTTCCAGGCCGCCTTCTTCCAGGGCCCCCCGCCGCTGGGCCCGGGAGCCTCACCGGCGGACCGGCTGCACGCCTTCGGCTGCGGGGCGCTGCGCCAGACCTGCGACCGGCTGGATCTGTACATCGCCGCCGAACCGGACGCCTCCCGCCGCTTCAACTCCGCCCCGTACCGCGTCCGCTTCACCCACGTCGCCATGCTGCTGCGCGAGGCCGTCCCCGCCGCGGACGGCGAACTGCTCGCGCAGACGCTCATGGGCTATCTCGAACCCGCGCTGATCCTCCATCTGACCCGGCAGCGCGGGATGACGGTGGAGCGGCTGGAGTCGGGCTGGCACGACCTGGTGGAGCGGAGCACCTGCCCGGTGCCGTTCCGGGCCTGA
- a CDS encoding carbohydrate ABC transporter permease, which yields MSSTPVTPAAPVTPDVPHRPRTRPPTRPRRLGPGDRIFLTVAIGIPLAALLFFVWLPALASLGLSFTTWDGIDLADIHWIGLDNYQQIFTNYPPFWPAVRHNVIWLLFTALLPTPFGIFLAYQLDRKIRFTRIYQTAIFLPMVLSLAVVGFIWEIIYNPDTGLLNGLLSAAGSSHHIDWLGNADLNLWAVLVASGWRHTGYIMILYLAGLKGFDPALKEAAALDGANGRQTFLRVVFPAMKPVNIIILVVTVMESLRAFDIVYVLGGGVGSKPGMELLSLLITDNIIGESSHIGYGSALAVVLLLVSLAAIGTFLVQTFRKEDQ from the coding sequence GTGTCCTCCACCCCTGTCACGCCCGCCGCACCCGTCACCCCCGACGTGCCGCACCGTCCCCGTACGCGTCCCCCCACGCGTCCCCGCCGTCTCGGCCCCGGCGACCGGATCTTCCTGACCGTCGCCATCGGCATCCCGCTCGCCGCCCTGCTCTTCTTCGTCTGGCTGCCCGCGCTGGCCTCCCTGGGGCTGTCCTTCACCACCTGGGACGGCATCGACCTGGCCGACATCCACTGGATCGGCCTGGACAACTACCAGCAGATCTTCACCAACTACCCGCCGTTCTGGCCCGCGGTGCGGCACAACGTGATCTGGCTGCTGTTCACGGCCCTGCTGCCCACACCGTTCGGCATCTTCCTCGCCTATCAGCTCGACCGGAAGATCCGTTTCACCCGGATCTACCAGACCGCGATCTTCCTGCCGATGGTGCTCTCCCTGGCCGTCGTCGGCTTCATCTGGGAGATCATCTACAACCCCGACACCGGACTCCTCAACGGCCTTCTGAGCGCGGCCGGTTCGAGTCACCACATCGACTGGCTCGGTAACGCCGACCTCAACCTGTGGGCCGTCCTCGTCGCTTCGGGCTGGCGGCACACCGGCTACATCATGATCCTGTACCTGGCCGGCCTGAAGGGCTTCGACCCGGCGCTCAAGGAGGCCGCCGCACTCGACGGCGCCAACGGCCGCCAGACCTTCCTGCGCGTGGTGTTCCCCGCCATGAAACCGGTCAACATCATCATCCTGGTCGTCACGGTCATGGAGTCCCTGCGGGCCTTCGACATCGTCTACGTCCTCGGCGGCGGCGTCGGCAGCAAACCCGGCATGGAGCTGCTCTCGCTGCTCATCACCGACAACATCATCGGCGAGTCCAGCCACATCGGTTACGGCTCCGCCCTCGCGGTCGTCCTGCTCCTGGTCTCCCTCGCCGCCATCGGGACCTTCCTCGTCCAGACCTTCCGCAAGGAGGACCAGTGA
- a CDS encoding NAD(P)H-dependent oxidoreductase, translated as MSVRILALVGSLRAGSHNRQLAEAAVKLAPEGTEIELFEGLAEVPFYNEDLDVEGGVPAAAVALREAAGRADAFLLFSPEYNGTITAVLKNAIDWLSRPYGASAFTGKPVAVVGTAYGQFGGVWAQDEARKALGIAGATVLEDVKLSVPGSVIRFAETHPVDDTEVAGQLAEVINHVTAAVGTVDAA; from the coding sequence ATGTCCGTACGTATCCTCGCGCTCGTCGGCAGCCTGCGCGCCGGCTCCCACAACCGTCAGCTCGCGGAGGCGGCCGTCAAGCTGGCCCCCGAGGGCACGGAGATCGAGCTGTTCGAGGGCCTCGCCGAGGTCCCCTTCTACAACGAGGACCTCGACGTCGAAGGCGGTGTCCCGGCCGCCGCCGTGGCACTGCGCGAGGCCGCGGGCCGCGCCGACGCCTTCCTGCTCTTCTCGCCGGAGTACAACGGCACGATCACGGCCGTCCTGAAGAACGCCATCGACTGGCTGTCCCGCCCCTACGGTGCCAGCGCCTTCACCGGTAAGCCGGTCGCCGTGGTCGGCACCGCCTACGGCCAGTTCGGCGGCGTGTGGGCGCAGGACGAGGCCCGCAAGGCCCTGGGCATCGCCGGCGCCACCGTCCTGGAGGACGTCAAGCTCTCGGTTCCCGGCTCCGTGATCCGCTTCGCCGAGACGCACCCGGTCGACGACACCGAGGTCGCCGGCCAGCTGGCCGAGGTCATCAACCACGTCACCGCCGCGGTCGGCACCGTCGACGCCGCCTGA
- a CDS encoding ABC transporter substrate-binding protein, with protein sequence MTQQSRNPLAARDPGRRRVVGGLFGLGAAALAAPVLTACGGGAGADPKTVTFGSNGADATPKSAYAGLTKAFGKDSGLTVKTNTVDHDTFQKSISTYLQGTPDDVFTWFAGYRMQYFAKKKLCTPLDDVWDKIGAGFSDATKQLSRGEDGKFYFVPLYNYPWAVFYRKSLFKERGYQVPQKWSEFVALAKRMKRDGLSPIASGYGGGDSWSILGAFDYLNLRTNGYDFHMSLMRGKVSWTDPRAVATLDHWRELTPYYQQGAGGRSWQDAAQSLLDKKSGMAVIGLFLGQQITDEAIRADIDFFPFPEIDSAHGQDAVEAPTDGFMLSRRPKNADGAKKFLEFLGGAHAEELYMGVDPSNLAVNEQANTGSYNALQKKSAELIASAKHISQFADRDSDPGFISTVVLPGLTQWLGHPDDGTGTLKKIESQRSRFFTA encoded by the coding sequence ATGACGCAGCAGAGCCGCAATCCCCTGGCTGCGCGTGACCCCGGCCGGCGCAGAGTCGTCGGCGGGCTGTTCGGACTCGGCGCCGCCGCACTGGCCGCGCCCGTACTGACCGCGTGCGGCGGGGGAGCGGGGGCCGACCCGAAGACGGTCACCTTCGGCTCCAACGGCGCCGACGCCACCCCCAAATCCGCCTACGCCGGCCTGACCAAGGCGTTCGGCAAGGACAGCGGTCTCACGGTGAAGACGAACACCGTCGACCACGACACCTTCCAGAAGAGCATCTCCACCTATCTGCAGGGCACCCCGGACGACGTCTTCACCTGGTTCGCCGGATACCGCATGCAGTACTTCGCCAAGAAGAAGCTCTGCACGCCGCTCGACGACGTGTGGGACAAGATAGGCGCCGGCTTCAGCGACGCCACCAAGCAGCTCTCCCGCGGCGAGGACGGAAAGTTCTACTTCGTTCCGCTGTACAACTACCCGTGGGCCGTCTTCTACCGAAAGAGCCTCTTCAAGGAACGCGGCTACCAAGTCCCGCAGAAGTGGAGCGAGTTCGTCGCTCTCGCCAAGCGCATGAAGCGGGACGGCCTGTCCCCGATCGCCTCCGGATACGGCGGCGGCGACAGCTGGAGCATCCTCGGCGCCTTCGACTACCTCAACCTGCGCACCAACGGCTACGACTTCCACATGTCGCTGATGCGCGGCAAGGTCTCCTGGACCGACCCGCGCGCCGTCGCCACCCTCGACCACTGGCGCGAACTCACGCCCTACTACCAGCAGGGCGCGGGCGGCCGGTCCTGGCAGGACGCCGCGCAGTCGCTGCTCGACAAGAAGTCGGGCATGGCCGTCATCGGTCTCTTCCTCGGCCAGCAGATCACCGACGAGGCGATCCGGGCCGACATCGACTTCTTCCCCTTCCCCGAGATCGACTCCGCCCACGGCCAGGACGCCGTCGAGGCCCCCACCGACGGCTTCATGCTCAGCCGCAGGCCCAAGAACGCGGACGGGGCCAAGAAGTTCCTGGAGTTCCTCGGGGGTGCCCACGCCGAGGAGCTGTACATGGGGGTCGACCCGAGCAACCTCGCCGTCAACGAGCAGGCGAACACCGGCTCTTACAACGCGCTGCAGAAGAAGTCCGCGGAGCTCATCGCCTCCGCCAAGCACATCAGCCAGTTCGCGGACCGTGACAGCGATCCCGGTTTCATCTCCACCGTCGTGCTCCCCGGACTGACCCAGTGGCTCGGCCACCCCGACGACGGCACGGGAACGCTGAAGAAGATCGAATCGCAGCGCTCGCGATTCTTCACGGCCTGA